A part of Liolophura sinensis isolate JHLJ2023 chromosome 1, CUHK_Ljap_v2, whole genome shotgun sequence genomic DNA contains:
- the LOC135461265 gene encoding tryptophan--tRNA ligase, mitochondrial-like encodes MMQQLRHSCKFSHSAESAANVPRQIFSGIQPTGIPHIGNYLGAIKHWVELSSKQSGVVFSIVDLHSITLPQDPHQLRCNTLDMLACLLACGLNPDQCILFQQSSVLQHTELSWILGCLCSLPKLEHLPQWKEKSEKYKEVGVGLFTYPVLQSADILLYRATDVPVGEDQTKHIELARHLAKLFNNKYGWFFPQPRMLPGPVAKIRSLRKPEMKMSKSDLDTKSQINLTDSPDVIRLKVKKAVTDFTGSITFDPASRPGVSNLIEIHAAMADLSPEEICEQNLHTDTAGYKMIVADILIEKLTPIRTEIEKLQANKDYLLEVLEKGCSKAYELAENNMAEVRRLVGFR; translated from the exons ATGATGCAACAATTACGTCACAGTTGTAAATTTTCACACAGT GCTGAAAGTGCTGCTAATGTTCCGCGGCAGATATTCTCTGGAATACAGCCTACAGGAATCCCACACATCGGGAACTATCTGGGGGCCATTAAGCACTGGGTGGAGCTGAGCAGCAAACAATCTGGGGTCGTGTTCAGTATTGTAGACCTTCACTCCATCACCCTGCCTCAGGATCCACACCAACTTAG GTGTAACACACTAGACATGTTGGCCTGTCTCTTGGCCTGTGGGTTAAACCCTGATCAGTGCATCCTCTTTCAGCAGTCTTCA GTACTTCAACACACAGAACTCAGCTGGATATTAGGATGTTTGTGTTCCCTGCCCAAATTAGAACACTTGCCTCAGTGGAAG GAAAAGAGTGAAAAGTATAAAGAAGTGGGAGTTGGCCTGTTCACTTATCCCGTACTGCAGAGTGCTGATATCCTTCTGTACAG AGCTACAGATGTCCCTGTGGGAGAAGATCAAACTAAACATATAGAGCTTGCACGTCATCTAGCTAAACTCTTCAACAACAAGTATGGCTGGTTTTTCCCACAGCCTCGTATGTTACCTG GGCCAGTGGCAAAGATTCGCAGTTTGAGGAAGCCTGAGATGAAGATGAGTAAATCAGATCTAGATACCAAGTCACAAATCAATCTGACAGATTCTCCAGACGTCATCAGATTAAAGGTGAAGAAAGCTGTGACGGACTTTACTGGCTCTATAACCTTTGACCCGGCCTCCAGGCCAGGGGTCAGCAACCTGATAGAGATTCATGCTGCCATGGCTGACCTCAGCCCAGAGGAAATCTGTGAACAGAATCTTCACACAGACACTGCTGGCTACAAAATGATTGTTGCCGACATTCTCATTGAAAAACTAACCCCAATACGAactgaaattgaaaaattgCAGGCTAATAAAGACTACTTACTTGAGGTCCTTGAAAAGGGATGTAGTAAGGCTTATGAACTGGCAGAAAATAATATGGCTGAAGTACGTAGACTGGTGGGATTTAGGTAA